Proteins encoded by one window of Cryptococcus gattii WM276 chromosome K, complete sequence:
- a CDS encoding C6 finger domain protein, putative (Hypothetical Protein) — MSTAPLTPPSGPVRGNGNGRRRTQRVETSPSPEAGSTGQRRQRQRPNRATLACERCRLKKLRCIGGHPCNACSRSESVCDFGDGVTDSLSSLPLTNQRIAQLEKTVMDLVSGLSHLTQNPQPLAIPPPITADRTTTNSIPYSSPSTSSQNQNYPLTIPTALNGSSSFPVDTRRPTFSPTAPPPALSHTRDHPSHRLSSEGSRPSPPGRYAETLDSRWEALQQNSAPFPPLMKYPTVWSGEPAAPASQCDPDAESVPGLKQYVAKVGLRSDPISEGILNKSFALTLFDFFFRYCHPSFPVLQPSQHFEADFEQVSSCSPFLFTVIIAVAARYYVRHRAQVSVDSRSIAPMALETPGLLADLAYSHLGFLIMRKQHQLSDVQAALLLSVWNLRGKGLSPDQWMVTGICARLAHRIGMQEALGHPMIARAVNSGQLDLTEIYEINRILEGWHTWLAVSQYDTFLSLGLGRPLMMPPGQPNCRQYLAIVRKLGPLAHLDPSAAAYFTGLADLTVIAKDFIAGVKNAGLSPTPRRITETSFATAWSDISALMTEFNPRLDEWNRQWTWSGSFDAISLGAYTRLCKIHGEHVRLCVNALALNLIVAEDARGEESDPALLSRLTTACEAAMKLVQIHAGDDCLEPIARYGGDYVVLTLGQACVFFIRLMVARLRQPIPIDHAVLIHYLKRAIDTLEANDLSETEICGWIAQLSKDLVRTTGLSLDVGNNHADTDSTILDPVLPDLTWDFDISALLGQNGALAGDNGLDLGHYYFDFSQLLPQALVDGSEDGPVLDTIPS, encoded by the exons ATGTCAACGGCACCTCTGACTCCGCCTTCTGGTCCCGTGCGTGGGAATGGGAATGGACGCCGCCGCACGCAGCGCGTCGAAACATCACCATCCCCCGAAGCAGGCTCCACTGGGCAGCGCCGACAACGCCAACGTCCAAACCGTGCTACCCTTGCCTGTGAAAGGTGCCGACTCAAGAAGCTCCGGTGCATCGGCGGCCATCCTTGCAATGCTTGCAGCCGCTCCGAGTCGGTGTGTGACTTTGGTGATGGAGTGACGGATTCGTTGTCAAGCCTTCCTTTAACCAATCAGCGCATAGCGCAGCTGGAGAAAACGGTGATGGACTTGGTGTCTGGCCTCAGTCACCTCACTCAAAATCCGCAACCGCTCGCCATCCCGCCGCCAATCACCGCCGACAGGACCACTACCAACTCGATACCGTATTCCTCACCTTCGACTAGCTCACAAAATCAGAACTACCCGCTCACTATCCCTACAGCCCTGAACGGGTCGTCCTCATTTCCGGTTGATACGCGACGACCGACATTTTCGCCGACTGCTCCTCCACCTGCTCTCTCCCACACCAGGGATCATCCAAGTCATCGTTTATCGTCCGAAGGGTCGAGGCCGTCCCCTCCTGGACGGTATGCTGAAACGCTAGATTCCCGTTGGGAGGCTTTACAGCAGAATTCGGCGCCTTTTCCGCCTCTTATGAAATACCCGACAGTTTGGTCGGGTGAGCCTGCTGCCCCAGCATCCCAATGCGATCCTGATGCCGAGTCTGTTCCCGGTTTAAAGCAATATGTGGCCAAAGTTGGACTCCGAAGTGATCCTATTTCGGAAGGGATTTTGAACAAGTCCTTTGCTCTGACTTTGTTTGATTT CTTTTTCCGTTACTGTcatccttcattccctGTTCTGCAACCGAGTCAACACTTCGAAGCTGACTTTGAACAAGTCAGCTCTTGCTCGCCGTTCCTCTTCACCGTGATTATCGCTGTCGCAGCGCGCTATTATGTTCGACATCGAGCACAAGTGTCTGTCGATTCGAGATCTATCGCTCCCATGGCTCTCGAAACTCCTGGACTCCTCGCCGATCTAGCATATTCCCACTTGGGTTTCCTGATCATGCGAAAACAGCATCAACTCTCAGATGTCCAGGCGGCACTATTGCTATCGGTCTGGAATTTGCGAGGGAAGGGTCTATCTCCAGACCAATGGATGGTCACGGGGATCTGCGCTCGATTGGCTCATCGCATTGGAATGCAGGAGGCACTCGGACATCCCATGATTGCACGAGCGGTCAATTCTGGTCAACTAGATCTGACCGAGATATACGAGATTAATCGTATTTTGGAAGGATGGCACACATGGCTTGCGGTCTCTCA ATATGACACATTCCTCAGTCTTGGGCTGGGTCGTCCCCTTATGATGCCGCCCGGCCAACCGAACTGTAGACAGTATCTGGCCATTGTGCGTAAGCTCGGGCCACTAGCTCATTTGGACCCGTCTGCCGCGGCCTATTTCACTGGCCTCGCTGACTTGACAGTG ATCGCCAAGGATTTCATCGCGGGGGTTAAAAATGCCGGATTGTCTCCGACGCCGCGACGCATCACTGAAACCTCTTTCGCTACCGCATGGTCCGATATCTCTGCTCTCATGACGGAATTTAATCCTCGTCTGGACGAATGGAATCGGCAATGGACATGGAGCG GTTCATTTGATGCGATTTCTTTGGGAGCATATACCCGATTGTGCAAGATCCACGGTGAACACGTGCGATTGTGCGTCAATGCGTTGGCGCTCAACCTGATCGTGGCGGAAGATGCTAGGGGCGAGGAGTCCGATCCAGCGCTCCTGTCTCGCCTCACAACGGCTTGTGAGGCGGCGATGAAGTTGGTGCAAATACACGCTGGAGACGATTGTCTGGAGCCGATCGCCCGATACGGCGGGGAT TACGTTGTCCTGACACTCGGGCAAGCCTGTGTATTCTTCATTCGACTCATGGTCGCGAGACTACGCCAGCCGATACCCATCGATCACGCTGTGCTGATTCATTATCTCAAGCGGGCAATTGATACTTTGGAAGCTAATGATCTGTCTGAGACCGAAATCTGTGGCTGGATCGCTCAACTCTCTAAAGATTTAGTGCGCACGACAGGTTTATCACTCGATGTTGGGAACAACCATGCAGACACAGA CTCGACGATTCTTGATCCAGTTCTTCCCGACCTAACATGGGACTTCGACATCAGTGCCTTGTTGGGTCAGAACGGCGCTTTGGCGGGAGATAATGGACTTGATCTAGGACACTACTATTTTGACTTTTCACAGTTGCTGCCACAAGCGCTAGTCGATGGATCTGAAGATGGTCCCGTTCTTGATACTATCCCTTCATAA